In a single window of the Serratia quinivorans genome:
- the aceE gene encoding Pyruvate dehydrogenase E1 component: MSERLNNDVDPIETRDWLQAIESVIREEGVERAQFLIDQVLGEARKGGVSVAAGAAAHNYVNTIAVEDEPAYPGNLDLERRIRSAIRWNAVMTVLRASKKDLDLGGHMASFQSSATFYEVCFNHFFRARTEQDGGDLVYFQGHISPGVYARAFLEGRLTEDQMNNFRQEVHGKGLSSYPHPKLMPEFWQFPTVSMGLGPISAIYQAKFLKYLEHRGLKNTSAQTVYAFLGDGEMDEPESKGAITIATREKLDNLVFVINCNLQRLDGPVTGNGKIINELEGIFAGAGWQVLKVIWGGRWDELLRKDTSGKLIQLMNETLDGDYQTFKSKDGAYVREHFFGRFPETAALVKDMTDEEIWALNRGGHDPKKVFAALKKAQDTQGKPTVILAHTIKGYGMGETAEGKNIAHQVKKMNMEGVHHFRDRFNVPVADADIEKLPYVTFEKDSEEYKYLHERRQALAGYVPTRMPKFTEKLEMPALADFSSLLEEQNKEISTTIAFVRALNVMLKNKSIKDRLVPIIADEARTFGMEGLFRQIGIYSPNGQQYTPQDREQVAYYKEDEKGQILQEGINELGAASSWLAAATSYSTNDLPMIPFYIYYSMFGFQRIGDLCWAAGDQQARGFLVGGTSGRTTLNGEGLQHEDGHSHIQSLTIPNCISYDPAYAYEVAVIMHDGLVRMYGDAQENVYYYITTLNENYHMPAMPQGAEEGIRKGIYKLDTLAGSKGKVQLLGSGSILRHVREAAKILADDYGVGSDIYSVTSFTELARDGQDCERWNMLHPTETPRVPYIAQVMNEAPAVASTDYMKLFAEQVRTYVPASDYRVLGTDGFGRSDSRENLRHHFEVDASYVVVAALGELAKRGEIEASVVADAIKKFDINPEKVNPRLA, translated from the coding sequence ATGTCAGAACGTTTAAACAATGACGTGGATCCGATCGAAACCCGCGACTGGCTGCAGGCGATCGAATCGGTCATCCGTGAAGAGGGTGTTGAGCGAGCTCAGTTTCTGATTGATCAGGTTCTGGGTGAAGCCCGTAAAGGCGGTGTTAGCGTTGCAGCCGGTGCTGCGGCTCACAACTACGTCAACACCATCGCGGTGGAAGACGAACCTGCTTACCCTGGTAACCTGGATCTTGAGCGTCGTATCCGCAGCGCTATTCGCTGGAATGCGGTAATGACCGTTCTTCGTGCTTCCAAAAAAGATCTGGATCTGGGCGGCCACATGGCTTCCTTCCAATCTTCTGCGACCTTCTATGAAGTCTGCTTCAACCACTTCTTCCGTGCACGCACCGAACAAGATGGCGGCGATCTGGTTTACTTCCAGGGCCACATCTCTCCGGGCGTTTACGCACGTGCCTTCCTTGAAGGCCGCTTGACCGAAGACCAAATGAATAACTTCCGTCAGGAAGTTCACGGTAAAGGCCTGTCGTCTTACCCGCATCCTAAATTGATGCCGGAATTCTGGCAGTTCCCGACCGTTTCCATGGGCCTGGGCCCAATCAGCGCCATCTATCAAGCGAAGTTCCTGAAATATCTGGAACACCGTGGCCTGAAGAACACCTCTGCTCAAACCGTTTACGCCTTCCTGGGCGACGGCGAGATGGATGAGCCGGAATCCAAGGGCGCGATCACCATCGCTACCCGTGAGAAGCTGGACAACCTGGTATTCGTCATCAACTGCAACCTGCAGCGTCTGGACGGCCCGGTCACCGGTAACGGCAAGATCATCAATGAGCTGGAAGGCATCTTCGCTGGCGCAGGCTGGCAGGTACTGAAAGTGATCTGGGGTGGTCGTTGGGATGAACTGCTGCGTAAAGATACCAGCGGCAAGCTGATCCAACTGATGAACGAAACCCTGGACGGCGACTACCAGACCTTCAAATCCAAAGACGGCGCTTACGTACGTGAGCACTTCTTCGGTCGCTTCCCGGAAACTGCTGCGCTGGTCAAAGATATGACCGACGAAGAGATCTGGGCGCTGAACCGTGGCGGTCACGATCCGAAGAAAGTCTTTGCTGCACTGAAAAAAGCGCAGGACACCCAAGGCAAACCAACCGTTATCCTGGCCCATACCATCAAAGGTTACGGCATGGGTGAAACCGCGGAAGGTAAAAACATTGCTCACCAGGTGAAGAAAATGAACATGGAAGGGGTTCACCACTTCCGCGATCGTTTCAACGTACCGGTTGCCGATGCTGACATCGAAAAACTGCCGTACGTCACCTTCGAGAAAGATTCCGAAGAGTACAAATATCTGCACGAACGTCGTCAGGCGCTGGCAGGCTATGTGCCTACCCGTATGCCGAAGTTCACCGAGAAGCTGGAAATGCCGGCTCTGGCAGACTTCAGCTCCTTGCTGGAAGAGCAGAACAAAGAAATTTCTACCACCATCGCCTTCGTGCGTGCCCTGAACGTGATGCTGAAGAACAAGTCGATCAAAGATCGCCTGGTTCCAATCATTGCCGACGAAGCTCGTACCTTCGGCATGGAAGGTCTGTTCCGTCAGATCGGTATCTACAGCCCGAACGGCCAGCAGTACACTCCGCAGGACCGTGAGCAGGTTGCTTACTACAAAGAAGACGAGAAAGGCCAGATCCTGCAGGAAGGCATCAACGAACTGGGCGCAGCCTCTTCATGGTTGGCCGCAGCGACTTCCTACAGCACCAACGATCTGCCAATGATCCCGTTCTACATCTACTATTCGATGTTCGGTTTCCAGCGTATCGGTGACCTGTGCTGGGCAGCAGGCGACCAACAGGCGCGCGGCTTCCTGGTAGGCGGTACTTCAGGCCGTACCACCCTGAACGGTGAAGGTCTGCAGCACGAAGACGGCCACAGCCACATCCAGTCCCTGACTATTCCTAACTGTATCTCTTACGATCCAGCTTACGCGTACGAAGTGGCAGTGATCATGCACGACGGTCTGGTTCGCATGTACGGTGACGCGCAAGAAAACGTCTACTACTACATCACCACGCTGAACGAAAACTACCACATGCCGGCTATGCCGCAGGGTGCAGAAGAAGGTATCCGTAAAGGTATCTACAAGCTGGACACTCTGGCAGGCAGCAAAGGCAAGGTTCAGTTGCTGGGTTCAGGTTCTATCCTGCGTCACGTTCGTGAAGCGGCGAAGATCCTGGCTGACGATTACGGCGTGGGTTCTGACATCTACAGCGTGACTTCCTTCACTGAACTGGCGCGTGATGGCCAGGATTGTGAGCGTTGGAACATGCTGCACCCAACCGAAACTCCGCGCGTACCTTACATCGCTCAGGTGATGAACGAAGCGCCAGCGGTTGCGTCTACCGACTACATGAAGCTGTTCGCAGAACAGGTTCGTACTTACGTTCCAGCCAGCGACTATCGCGTTCTGGGCACTGACGGCTTCGGTCGTTCAGACAGCCGCGAAAACCTGCGCCACCACTTTGAAGTTGATGCTTCTTACGTTGTGGTTGCTGCACTGGGTGAACTGGCTAAACGCGGTGAAATCGAAGCTTCTGTGGTAGCTGATGCGATTAAGAAATTCGACATCAACCCAGAAAAAGTTAACCCGCGTCTGGCATAA
- the aceF gene encoding Dihydrolipoyllysine-residue acetyltransferase component of pyruvate dehydrogenase complex — MSIEIKVPDIGADEVEITEILVKVGDKVEAEQSLITVEGDKASMEVPSPQAGVVKEIKVAVGDKTETGKLLMIFEAEGAAQAAPAAKAEEKPAAAPAAAPAAAAAKDVAVPDIGADEVEVTEILVKVGDKVEAEQSLITVEGDKASMEVPAPFAGTVKEIKIATGDKVTTGSMIMVFEVAGAASAAAQAPAAPAAPAASAAKDVAVPDIGGDEVEVTEVMVKVGDKVAAEQSLITVEGDKASMEVPAPFAGTVKEIKISAGDKVKTGSLIMVFEVEGAAPAAAPAQKAEAAPAPAASSAPAQQAAPAAKGEFTENDAYVHATPVIRRLAREFGVNLAKVKGTGRKGRILREDVQTYVKDAVKRAEAAPAAAAGGGLPGMLPWPKVDFSKFGEIEEVELGRIQKISGANLSRNWVMIPHVTHFDKTDITDLEAFRKQQNEEAAKRKLDVKFTPVVFIMKAVAAALEQMPRFNSSLSEDGQKLTLKKYINVGVAVDTPNGLVVPVFKDVNKKSITELSRELMAISKKARDGKLTAGEMQGGCFTISSLGGIGTTHFAPIVNAPEVAILGVSKSAMEPVWNGKEFVPRLMMPMSLSFDHRVIDGADGARFITIINNMLADIRRMVM, encoded by the coding sequence ATGTCTATCGAAATTAAAGTACCGGACATCGGTGCAGACGAAGTGGAAATCACCGAAATTCTGGTGAAAGTGGGCGATAAAGTTGAAGCTGAACAATCGCTGATCACCGTTGAAGGTGATAAAGCTTCCATGGAAGTCCCATCCCCGCAGGCGGGTGTGGTTAAAGAAATCAAGGTTGCCGTCGGTGATAAAACCGAGACCGGCAAACTGCTGATGATCTTTGAAGCAGAAGGGGCGGCTCAGGCCGCACCAGCTGCCAAGGCTGAAGAGAAACCGGCCGCAGCACCTGCTGCTGCACCGGCTGCCGCTGCTGCCAAAGACGTTGCGGTACCGGACATCGGTGCTGACGAAGTTGAAGTGACCGAGATCCTGGTGAAAGTGGGCGACAAGGTGGAAGCCGAGCAGTCCCTGATCACCGTTGAAGGCGACAAGGCTTCAATGGAAGTCCCGGCACCGTTCGCAGGTACCGTGAAAGAGATCAAAATCGCCACCGGCGACAAAGTCACCACCGGTTCTATGATCATGGTGTTCGAAGTGGCTGGCGCCGCTTCTGCTGCGGCACAAGCTCCGGCTGCTCCTGCAGCACCGGCGGCCTCTGCGGCCAAAGACGTTGCAGTACCGGACATCGGCGGCGACGAAGTAGAAGTCACTGAAGTGATGGTTAAAGTGGGCGACAAAGTTGCCGCTGAGCAGTCACTGATCACCGTTGAAGGTGACAAGGCTTCTATGGAAGTGCCGGCACCGTTCGCAGGTACCGTGAAAGAAATCAAAATCAGCGCCGGCGATAAAGTGAAAACCGGTTCCCTGATCATGGTGTTCGAAGTTGAAGGCGCTGCGCCTGCTGCCGCTCCAGCCCAGAAGGCAGAAGCTGCACCGGCTCCGGCTGCAAGTTCTGCACCGGCCCAACAGGCTGCACCTGCTGCCAAAGGCGAGTTCACTGAGAACGACGCTTATGTGCACGCTACCCCGGTCATCCGCCGTCTGGCGCGTGAGTTCGGCGTAAACCTGGCGAAAGTGAAAGGCACCGGTCGTAAAGGCCGCATCCTGCGCGAAGACGTTCAGACTTACGTGAAAGACGCGGTCAAACGTGCAGAAGCGGCTCCGGCTGCTGCTGCCGGTGGCGGTCTGCCAGGCATGCTGCCTTGGCCGAAAGTGGACTTCAGCAAGTTCGGTGAGATCGAAGAAGTGGAACTGGGTCGTATCCAGAAAATCTCTGGTGCCAACCTGAGCCGCAACTGGGTGATGATCCCGCACGTGACTCACTTCGACAAAACCGATATCACCGATCTGGAAGCTTTCCGCAAGCAACAGAACGAAGAAGCTGCCAAGCGTAAGCTGGACGTGAAGTTCACCCCGGTGGTGTTCATCATGAAAGCCGTTGCCGCTGCTCTGGAACAGATGCCGCGCTTCAACAGCTCTCTGTCCGAAGATGGCCAGAAGCTGACGTTGAAGAAATACATCAACGTGGGTGTGGCGGTTGATACGCCAAACGGTCTGGTGGTTCCGGTGTTCAAGGATGTGAACAAGAAGAGCATCACTGAACTGTCCCGCGAACTGATGGCTATCTCCAAAAAAGCTCGTGACGGCAAGCTGACCGCAGGCGAAATGCAGGGCGGGTGTTTCACCATCTCTAGCCTGGGCGGTATCGGGACGACTCACTTCGCACCGATTGTGAATGCACCGGAAGTGGCCATTCTGGGCGTCTCCAAGTCTGCTATGGAGCCGGTCTGGAACGGTAAAGAGTTCGTGCCGCGCCTGATGATGCCAATGTCGCTCTCCTTCGACCACCGTGTTATTGACGGTGCAGATGGTGCGCGCTTTATTACCATCATCAACAACATGCTGGCTGACATCCGCCGTATGGTGATGTAA
- the lpdA gene encoding Dihydrolipoyl dehydrogenase — MSTEIKTQVVVLGAGPAGYSAAFRCADLGLETVLVERYSTLGGVCLNVGCIPSKALLHVAKVIEEAKALAEHGIVFGEPKTDIDKVRVWKEKVINQLTGGLAGMAKGRKVKVVNGLGKFTGANTLVVEGENGPTTINFDNAIIAAGSRPIQLPFIPHEDPRVWDSTDALELKTVPERLLVMGGGIIGLEMGTVYHALGSQIDVVEMFDQVIPAADKDVVKVFTKRISKQFNLMLETKVTAVEAKEDGIYVTMEGKKAPAEPQRYDAVLVAIGRVPNGKLLEAGKAGVEVDERGFINVDKQLRTNVPHIFAIGDIVGQPMLAHKGVHEGHVAAEVIAGMKHYFDPKVIPSIAYTEPEVAWVGLTEKEAKEKGISYETSTFPWAASGRAIASDCADGMTKLIFDKETHRIIGGAIVGTNGGELLGEIGLAIEMGCDAEDIALTIHAHPTLHESVGLAAEIYEGSITDLPNPKAKKK, encoded by the coding sequence ATGAGTACTGAAATTAAAACTCAGGTCGTGGTACTTGGGGCGGGCCCGGCAGGTTACTCTGCTGCCTTTCGTTGCGCTGACTTAGGTCTTGAAACCGTTCTGGTTGAACGTTATTCCACTCTGGGCGGGGTTTGCCTGAACGTGGGATGTATCCCTTCCAAAGCCCTGTTGCACGTTGCCAAAGTGATCGAAGAAGCCAAAGCCCTGGCCGAACACGGCATCGTTTTCGGCGAGCCGAAAACTGACATCGACAAAGTGCGCGTCTGGAAAGAAAAAGTCATCAATCAGCTGACCGGCGGTCTGGCTGGTATGGCTAAAGGCCGTAAAGTGAAAGTGGTTAACGGTCTGGGCAAGTTCACCGGCGCTAACACCCTGGTTGTTGAAGGCGAAAATGGCCCAACCACCATCAACTTCGACAATGCCATCATTGCCGCAGGTTCCCGTCCGATCCAACTGCCATTCATTCCTCATGAAGATCCACGCGTGTGGGACTCTACCGATGCACTGGAACTGAAAACTGTCCCAGAGCGTCTGCTGGTTATGGGCGGCGGCATCATCGGCCTGGAAATGGGCACCGTATACCATGCGCTGGGTTCACAGATCGACGTGGTCGAAATGTTTGACCAGGTGATCCCGGCTGCTGACAAAGACGTGGTGAAAGTCTTCACCAAACGCATCAGCAAGCAGTTCAACCTGATGCTGGAAACCAAAGTGACCGCGGTAGAAGCCAAAGAAGACGGCATCTATGTCACTATGGAAGGCAAAAAAGCGCCTGCAGAACCACAGCGTTACGACGCGGTGCTGGTGGCTATCGGCCGTGTGCCGAACGGCAAACTGCTGGAAGCGGGTAAAGCCGGTGTTGAAGTTGACGAGCGTGGCTTCATCAACGTCGACAAACAACTGCGCACCAACGTGCCGCACATCTTCGCTATCGGCGACATCGTCGGTCAACCGATGCTGGCGCACAAAGGCGTGCATGAAGGCCATGTTGCCGCAGAAGTTATCGCCGGCATGAAGCACTACTTCGACCCGAAAGTGATCCCATCGATCGCGTACACCGAGCCGGAAGTTGCCTGGGTGGGTCTGACCGAGAAAGAAGCGAAAGAGAAAGGCATCAGCTACGAAACTTCCACCTTCCCGTGGGCAGCTTCTGGCCGTGCTATCGCTTCCGATTGTGCAGACGGCATGACCAAACTGATCTTCGACAAAGAAACTCACCGTATTATCGGTGGCGCGATTGTCGGCACCAACGGCGGCGAGCTGCTGGGTGAGATCGGTCTGGCTATCGAGATGGGTTGCGACGCAGAAGACATCGCTCTGACTATCCATGCTCACCCAACCCTGCACGAATCCGTAGGTTTGGCGGCTGAGATCTACGAAGGCAGCATCACCGACTTGCCTAACCCGAAAGCCAAGAAGAAGTAA
- the acnB gene encoding Aconitate hydratase 2: MLEEYRKHVAERAAEGIVPKPLDATQMAALVESLKNPPKGEEEFLLDLLINRVPPGVDEAAYVKAGFLAAIAKGEATSPLITPEKAIELLGTMQGGYNIHPLIDALDNEKLAAIAAKALSHTLLMFDNFYDVEEKAKAGNPHAKQIMQSWADAEWYLSRPQLAEKITVTVFKVTGETNTDDLSPAPDAWSRPDIPLHALAMLKNEREGIVPDQPGSVGPIKQIELLNKKGFPLAYVGDVVGTGSSRKSATNSVLWFMGDDIPHVPNKRGGGVVLGGKIAPIFFNTMEDAGALPIEVDVNDLNMGDVIDIYPYKGEVRNHETGELIANFELKTDVLLDEVRAGGRIPLIIGRGLTTKARESLGLPHSDVFRIAKEVAASNKGFSLAQKMVGRACGVAGVRPGEYCEPKMTSVGSQDTTGPMTRDELKDLACLGFSADLVMQSFCHTAAYPKPVDVTTHHTLPDFIMNRGGVSLRPGDGVIHSWLNRMLLPDTVGTGGDSHTRFPIGISFPAGSGLVAFAAATGVMPLDMPESVLVRFKGKMQPGITLRDLVHAIPYYAIQQGLLTVEKKGKKNIFSGRILEIEGLPELKVEQAFELTDASAERSAAGCTIKLDKAPIEEYLNSNIVLLKWMISEGYGDRRTLERRIQGMQKWLADPQLLEGDADAEYAAVIDIDLAEITQPILCAPNDPDDARLLSDVANSKIDEVFIGSCMTNIGHFRAAGKLLDQHKGQLPTRLWVAPPTKMDAAQLTEEGYYSVFGKSGARIEIPGCSLCMGNQARVADGATVVSTSTRNFPNRLGTGANVYLASAELAAVASLLGRLPTPDEYQTYMAQVDKTAADTYRYLNFDQLGQYTEKADGVIFQTAV; this comes from the coding sequence GTGCTAGAAGAATACCGTAAGCACGTAGCCGAGCGTGCTGCAGAGGGCATCGTCCCTAAGCCGTTAGACGCCACCCAAATGGCAGCGCTGGTTGAATCATTAAAGAATCCGCCAAAAGGCGAAGAAGAATTCCTGTTAGACCTGCTGATTAACCGTGTACCCCCAGGCGTCGACGAAGCCGCCTATGTTAAAGCAGGTTTCCTGGCGGCCATCGCCAAAGGCGAAGCAACCTCCCCCCTGATTACCCCTGAGAAAGCCATTGAACTGTTGGGCACCATGCAGGGCGGCTATAACATTCATCCGCTGATTGACGCGCTGGACAACGAAAAATTGGCCGCAATTGCCGCCAAAGCGCTGTCTCATACGCTGCTGATGTTTGATAACTTCTACGACGTAGAAGAGAAAGCCAAGGCGGGTAACCCACACGCCAAACAGATTATGCAGTCCTGGGCCGATGCCGAGTGGTATCTGTCGCGTCCGCAGTTGGCGGAAAAAATCACCGTTACCGTGTTTAAAGTCACCGGTGAAACCAATACCGATGATCTGTCACCGGCACCGGATGCCTGGTCGCGCCCGGATATCCCGCTGCACGCCCTGGCGATGCTGAAAAACGAACGTGAAGGCATAGTGCCGGATCAGCCGGGCAGCGTTGGCCCGATCAAGCAGATTGAACTGCTGAACAAAAAAGGCTTCCCGCTGGCCTACGTCGGTGACGTGGTCGGTACCGGTTCATCCCGTAAGTCCGCCACCAACTCGGTGCTGTGGTTTATGGGCGACGACATCCCGCACGTGCCTAACAAGCGCGGTGGCGGTGTGGTGCTGGGTGGCAAAATTGCGCCTATCTTCTTCAACACCATGGAAGATGCCGGTGCGTTGCCGATTGAAGTGGACGTCAATGACCTGAACATGGGTGACGTGATCGACATTTACCCGTACAAGGGTGAAGTGCGTAACCATGAAACCGGTGAACTGATTGCCAACTTCGAACTGAAGACCGACGTGCTGCTCGACGAAGTGCGCGCCGGTGGCCGTATTCCGCTGATCATCGGTCGTGGCCTGACCACGAAAGCACGTGAATCTTTGGGTCTGCCGCACAGCGATGTGTTCCGCATTGCCAAAGAAGTGGCAGCCAGCAACAAAGGCTTCTCGCTGGCGCAGAAAATGGTTGGCCGTGCCTGTGGCGTTGCCGGCGTGCGTCCGGGGGAATACTGCGAGCCGAAGATGACCTCCGTCGGTTCTCAGGACACCACCGGCCCGATGACCCGTGACGAGCTGAAAGACCTGGCTTGCCTGGGCTTCTCTGCCGATCTGGTGATGCAGTCGTTCTGTCACACTGCCGCGTACCCGAAACCGGTTGATGTGACCACTCACCATACGCTGCCGGACTTTATCATGAACCGTGGTGGCGTATCGCTGCGACCTGGCGACGGCGTTATCCACTCCTGGCTGAACCGCATGCTGCTGCCGGATACCGTGGGTACCGGCGGTGACTCCCACACCCGTTTCCCGATCGGTATTTCCTTCCCGGCGGGTTCAGGCCTGGTCGCCTTTGCTGCCGCCACCGGCGTGATGCCGCTGGATATGCCTGAGTCGGTGCTGGTGCGCTTCAAAGGCAAGATGCAGCCTGGCATTACTCTGCGCGACCTGGTACATGCCATTCCTTACTACGCCATCCAGCAGGGTCTGCTGACGGTTGAGAAGAAGGGCAAGAAGAACATCTTCTCCGGCCGTATTCTGGAAATCGAAGGTTTGCCGGAGCTGAAAGTTGAGCAGGCGTTCGAACTGACCGACGCCTCTGCCGAGCGTTCCGCTGCCGGTTGTACCATCAAACTGGACAAGGCACCGATCGAAGAGTACCTGAACTCCAACATCGTACTGCTGAAGTGGATGATCTCCGAAGGTTACGGCGACCGCCGTACGCTGGAGCGTCGTATCCAGGGCATGCAGAAATGGCTGGCAGATCCGCAACTGCTGGAAGGCGATGCGGATGCAGAATACGCTGCGGTGATCGACATCGATCTGGCAGAGATCACTCAGCCAATCCTGTGTGCGCCAAACGATCCGGATGACGCGCGTCTGTTGTCAGATGTGGCCAACAGCAAGATCGATGAAGTGTTCATCGGGTCCTGCATGACCAACATCGGCCACTTCCGTGCTGCAGGCAAGCTGCTGGATCAGCACAAGGGCCAGTTGCCGACCCGTCTGTGGGTGGCACCGCCAACCAAGATGGACGCAGCTCAGTTGACCGAAGAGGGCTACTACAGCGTATTCGGCAAGAGCGGGGCACGCATCGAGATCCCGGGTTGTTCACTGTGCATGGGTAACCAGGCGCGTGTGGCTGATGGTGCGACGGTAGTTTCCACCTCTACCCGTAACTTCCCGAACCGCTTGGGTACTGGCGCTAACGTCTATCTGGCGTCTGCAGAACTGGCGGCGGTGGCTTCATTGCTGGGCCGCCTGCCAACGCCGGACGAGTACCAGACGTACATGGCGCAGGTTGATAAAACGGCGGCGGATACCTATCGCTATCTGAACTTTGACCAACTGGGTCAGTACACTGAAAAAGCCGACGGCGTGATCTTCCAAACCGCTGTTTAA
- the yhfW gene encoding putative mutase, translated as MDKFVVLVIDSFGVGAMGDVPEVRPQDIGANTCGHILQRLPNLQLPMLEKLGLINALHIAEPDHRVSAMHESPTAAFGVALLQHEGGDTFMGHQEIMGTLPLPPVRMPFSTRFEKVEQALKNEGFKVERYQAHNSELRLLWVNDAVAIGDNLEADLGQVFNVCGNLSAISFEQVEKIGRVVRSCVEVGRVIAYGGLLESSEQILAAVEVKDNRFIGINSPKAGVYRNGFQVIHLGYGVDASVQVPQQLYQQGILTVLVGKVADIVENPQGRNYQQLVDSQTILDITLDELQRPGPAFICTNIQETDLAGHAQDAERYAERLQLVDASLAKLISAMDGSDCLVVMADHGNDPTVGHSKHTREQVPLLIFRPGQAACSLGIRTTLSDVGATVCEFFNAKAPYNGRSFLAALNA; from the coding sequence ATGGATAAGTTTGTGGTTTTGGTCATTGATAGTTTTGGCGTGGGCGCTATGGGAGATGTTCCCGAAGTGCGCCCACAGGACATTGGCGCCAATACTTGCGGCCATATTTTGCAACGGTTGCCCAATCTGCAACTGCCGATGTTGGAAAAGCTCGGTTTGATCAATGCGCTGCATATCGCCGAACCCGACCATCGCGTCAGCGCCATGCACGAAAGCCCGACAGCGGCTTTTGGCGTCGCACTACTGCAACACGAGGGCGGTGATACCTTCATGGGGCATCAGGAGATCATGGGTACCCTGCCGCTTCCTCCGGTGCGCATGCCCTTCTCTACCCGGTTTGAAAAGGTTGAACAGGCGCTAAAGAACGAAGGTTTTAAGGTCGAACGCTATCAGGCTCACAACAGCGAATTGCGTTTACTTTGGGTCAACGACGCAGTCGCCATTGGTGACAACCTCGAAGCGGATTTAGGCCAGGTGTTTAATGTCTGTGGCAATCTCTCGGCCATCAGTTTTGAACAGGTTGAAAAAATTGGTCGGGTGGTGCGCAGTTGTGTCGAAGTGGGCCGGGTTATCGCCTACGGCGGCTTGCTGGAAAGCAGTGAACAAATCCTGGCGGCGGTGGAAGTCAAAGATAACCGCTTTATCGGCATCAACAGCCCAAAGGCCGGGGTTTATCGGAACGGCTTCCAGGTGATCCACCTGGGCTATGGGGTCGATGCCAGCGTTCAGGTACCGCAACAATTATACCAGCAAGGCATTTTGACCGTCCTGGTAGGGAAAGTGGCCGATATTGTCGAAAACCCGCAGGGACGTAATTATCAGCAGCTGGTTGATTCGCAAACCATCCTGGATATCACCCTCGATGAATTGCAGCGCCCGGGGCCGGCGTTTATCTGCACCAATATTCAGGAAACCGATCTTGCCGGTCATGCGCAAGATGCAGAACGTTACGCCGAACGCCTGCAACTGGTCGATGCTTCACTGGCAAAACTCATCTCCGCGATGGATGGAAGCGATTGTCTGGTCGTCATGGCTGACCACGGTAACGATCCTACCGTCGGTCACAGCAAACACACGCGCGAACAGGTTCCCCTGTTGATTTTTCGCCCAGGACAAGCGGCTTGCTCACTCGGTATTCGCACCACGCTTTCTGACGTGGGGGCAACAGTTTGTGAGTTCTTCAACGCTAAAGCCCCCTACAACGGCCGCTCATTTCTGGCCGCGCTTAACGCTTAG
- a CDS encoding Alanine racemase, N-terminal domain, which produces MAELPDVINQISRMAGVEIIGVTHFPCMLFNEQRQTTEATPNLTTLARAKNLLEQQGIEVRQMNAASATCIETLPKLAAAGVTHTEPGHALTGTQPANQYGGGPEKIAMLYLSEISHGQDNISFCYGGGYYRRGHLQNALVLDGQWQRCRVLPIDSDSIDYTLPLAGRWPVSSPVIMCFRTQVFVTRSDVALISGIQMGNPQLLGVFDSLGNDLARSHHG; this is translated from the coding sequence TTGGCAGAACTGCCGGACGTGATTAATCAAATCAGCAGGATGGCAGGCGTTGAAATTATTGGGGTCACTCACTTCCCCTGCATGCTATTCAACGAGCAACGGCAAACTACCGAGGCAACCCCCAATCTCACCACATTAGCCAGGGCAAAAAACCTGCTGGAACAACAGGGTATTGAAGTTCGCCAAATGAATGCCGCTTCGGCAACCTGCATTGAAACCCTGCCCAAACTGGCCGCTGCCGGCGTGACCCATACCGAACCCGGCCATGCCCTGACGGGCACGCAGCCCGCGAATCAGTACGGCGGCGGCCCGGAAAAAATAGCCATGCTTTATCTTTCTGAAATTTCGCACGGCCAGGACAACATCAGTTTCTGCTATGGCGGTGGCTACTATCGCCGCGGTCACCTGCAAAACGCGCTGGTGCTCGACGGCCAATGGCAGCGCTGTCGCGTACTGCCGATAGATAGCGACAGCATCGATTATACGCTGCCATTAGCAGGACGCTGGCCTGTCAGCAGCCCGGTGATTATGTGTTTTCGCACTCAGGTTTTTGTAACACGCAGCGATGTGGCGCTGATAAGCGGTATTCAAATGGGTAACCCTCAACTGTTGGGGGTGTTTGATAGTCTCGGTAACGACCTGGCAAGGAGCCATCATGGATAA